One Staphylococcus ratti DNA segment encodes these proteins:
- a CDS encoding EamA family transporter, which yields MMQHVQKRWLGYMLVIIGASFWGVGGTVSQWLFQYANINVGWFVAVRLIISGLLLIGIAFFTQGSKVFLIWRDKRAALQIIIFGIVGMLAVQFTFMSSISHGNAAVATLLQYLGPIFMIIYLVMTKVTTFGRKEAIAVILALVGSFLLLTNGNIENLQVPKAAIIWGLLSAVALAFYTIYPVNLLARWGSLNVVGWAMFIGGIALSFMHPPWVIDLSSWTLETHLFFWFAIIFGTMLAFWFYIDSLNYLFPHETGLLGTIEPLMALVTSVVWLHIGFGAWQFVGVVCIIMMVVVLSVMKK from the coding sequence TGTACAAAAACGATGGCTTGGATACATGTTAGTAATTATTGGGGCGTCGTTCTGGGGTGTTGGTGGTACAGTGTCTCAATGGTTGTTTCAATACGCAAATATAAATGTAGGTTGGTTTGTTGCGGTAAGGTTAATCATATCAGGACTATTACTTATAGGCATTGCTTTTTTTACACAAGGCTCAAAAGTGTTTCTAATATGGCGTGATAAGCGTGCGGCGTTGCAAATCATTATTTTTGGCATTGTAGGTATGCTAGCAGTGCAATTTACATTTATGTCATCGATAAGTCATGGAAATGCTGCGGTAGCAACATTGTTACAATATTTAGGCCCTATTTTTATGATAATTTATTTAGTGATGACGAAAGTGACGACATTTGGACGTAAAGAAGCGATTGCAGTTATTTTAGCTTTAGTAGGCTCCTTTTTACTATTAACGAATGGTAACATTGAAAACCTCCAAGTGCCTAAAGCGGCAATCATTTGGGGGCTATTATCTGCTGTTGCTTTAGCATTTTATACGATATATCCTGTGAATTTATTAGCACGATGGGGCTCTCTCAATGTTGTTGGTTGGGCGATGTTTATCGGAGGCATTGCGCTTAGTTTTATGCATCCGCCATGGGTGATCGATCTGTCCAGTTGGACGCTAGAAACACATCTATTCTTTTGGTTTGCAATTATTTTTGGTACGATGCTAGCCTTTTGGTTTTATATTGATAGTTTGAATTATTTATTTCCACATGAGACTGGATTGCTAGGCACCATTGAACCTTTAATGGCGTTAGTAACTTCTGTTGTTTGGCTTCATATTGGTTTTGGTGCTTGGCAATTTGTAGGTGTAGTGTGCATTATTATGATGGTAGTCGTGCTCTCTGTTATGAAAAAATAA
- a CDS encoding DUF4889 domain-containing protein, which translates to MKNKQTLGFILIGIMVLATIIVVAAIMMSGQKETYYGYMKDNTTAEKVVSESEKTVEKDVKIPTDSDFQPKKGDFVKLVTNKGDKDDYVKKEVVSHDDVPHGLMMKIHEMHH; encoded by the coding sequence ATGAAAAACAAACAAACGCTAGGGTTTATTTTAATTGGTATCATGGTTCTTGCTACAATCATCGTTGTCGCTGCTATCATGATGTCAGGTCAAAAAGAAACATACTACGGTTATATGAAAGACAATACAACAGCTGAAAAAGTAGTAAGTGAATCTGAAAAAACAGTTGAAAAAGATGTAAAAATCCCAACGGACAGTGATTTCCAACCTAAAAAAGGCGACTTTGTAAAACTTGTGACGAATAAAGGCGATAAAGACGATTATGTGAAAAAAGAAGTTGTGTCACATGACGATGTACCTCATGGTTTAATGATGAAAATCCACGAAATGCACCATTAA
- the galU gene encoding UTP--glucose-1-phosphate uridylyltransferase GalU: MSKIKKAIIPAAGLGTRFLPATKAMPKEMLPILDTPTIQYIVEEASRAGIEDIIIVTGKHKRAIEDHFDNQKELESTLKEKGKTDLLEKVQHSTDLANIFYVRQKEQKGLGHAIWTARQFFGNEPFAVLLGDDIVQSETPAIQQLIEQYETTQKSVIGVQEVPYEDTYRYGIVEPKAQDGRRYEVKQFIEKPAAGTAPSNLAIMGRYVLTPEIFNYLGTQDVGAGGEIQLTDAIERLNQDDQVYAYEFDGTRYDVGEKIGFVKTTLHFALNDPSMKEEITDYIKTLLAE; the protein is encoded by the coding sequence ATGTCAAAAATAAAGAAGGCAATTATTCCAGCGGCAGGTCTAGGGACACGTTTCTTACCTGCGACAAAGGCAATGCCAAAAGAAATGTTGCCAATTCTCGATACCCCGACCATTCAATATATTGTTGAAGAAGCTTCTCGTGCCGGCATCGAGGATATCATTATTGTGACAGGTAAACATAAACGTGCGATTGAAGATCATTTTGACAATCAAAAAGAACTTGAATCCACATTAAAAGAAAAAGGTAAAACGGACTTACTTGAAAAGGTACAACATTCAACAGATTTAGCGAATATCTTTTATGTACGTCAAAAAGAGCAAAAAGGTTTAGGTCATGCGATTTGGACAGCCCGTCAATTTTTCGGGAACGAACCTTTCGCCGTTTTATTAGGGGACGATATTGTTCAATCTGAGACCCCTGCTATTCAACAATTGATAGAACAGTACGAAACAACACAAAAATCTGTAATCGGTGTTCAAGAAGTACCTTATGAAGATACCTATCGTTATGGTATTGTAGAGCCAAAAGCTCAAGATGGTCGTCGATATGAAGTCAAACAGTTCATTGAAAAACCAGCTGCTGGCACTGCACCATCCAATTTAGCCATTATGGGGCGTTATGTACTCACACCAGAAATTTTCAATTATCTGGGGACACAAGATGTTGGTGCTGGTGGTGAAATCCAACTAACAGATGCTATTGAACGTTTAAATCAAGATGATCAAGTTTATGCCTACGAGTTTGACGGTACGCGCTACGATGTCGGTGAAAAAATTGGGTTTGTAAAAACAACCTTACATTTTGCACTTAATGATCCGTCTATGAAAGAAGAAATTACAGACTATATCAAAACACTGTTAGCAGAATAA